A part of Dehalococcoidia bacterium genomic DNA contains:
- a CDS encoding Mut7-C RNAse domain-containing protein: MSSNEPRPKFIVDANVGKLARWLRMLGYDTIFASDIDDGELVDIGLKEGRVLLTKDTQLMLRRAVASGKVKALLTTEDDPKKQMRMVIAEMKLDREREFTLCLECNVPLAPRSKDEVRDLVPPYVFKTQSQYYQCPGCGRIYWRGTHWEHMSKVLGILMEDEA, encoded by the coding sequence TTGTCATCTAATGAGCCGCGACCGAAGTTTATCGTCGACGCCAATGTGGGGAAGCTGGCACGGTGGCTGCGGATGCTGGGCTATGATACCATATTCGCAAGCGATATTGACGACGGAGAACTCGTAGACATCGGTTTAAAAGAAGGGCGTGTGTTGCTGACCAAAGATACTCAGCTTATGCTCAGGCGAGCCGTCGCCAGCGGCAAGGTAAAAGCACTGCTTACCACGGAGGACGATCCGAAGAAACAGATGCGTATGGTGATAGCGGAGATGAAGCTGGACAGGGAACGCGAGTTCACGCTCTGTCTGGAGTGCAACGTGCCGCTCGCGCCGAGGAGCAAGGACGAGGTGCGCGACCTGGTTCCGCCATACGTTTTTAAAACGCAGTCCCAGTATTACCAGTGTCCAGGCTGCGGCAGGATATACTGGCGTGGAACCCACTGGGAACATATGAGTAAAGTTCTAGGAATACTGATGGAGGATGAAGCATGA
- a CDS encoding acetoin utilization protein AcuC: MRKAAFVYDKLMSAHVLRDDHVFKPSRLQLTYELLNSYGAFDGSKPVKPRTAEETDLILFHNPDYVSAVLDIGNGVDRRDALLEYNISHYGDNPPYNGMYEASALVVGASLTAADLVIRGKADVAFNISGGLHHAMPSRASGFCTFNDAAITIKHLVNRGYRVAYVDIDAHHGDGVQHAFYDSNEVLTISMHESGRYLFPGTGETDEIGRNLGKGYSVNLPLFPKTDDDIYLWAFREIVPPLIKAFKPDVLVTQLGCDTYYMDPLTDFMLTTDGYTSLVRELGQLSNKWVALGGGGYDMDAVIRLWTLAYGVMLEREWPDEIPADFRDKYGIKKLRDGDKPHVDEDMLTMARQFAKLGVDDIKHNVFPIHGLK, from the coding sequence ATGAGAAAGGCAGCATTTGTATATGATAAGCTGATGTCGGCGCACGTCCTTCGCGATGACCACGTTTTCAAGCCCAGCCGCCTTCAGCTTACCTATGAGCTGCTCAACAGTTACGGCGCGTTCGACGGCTCTAAACCGGTGAAGCCCAGGACGGCCGAGGAAACCGACCTGATACTTTTCCATAATCCCGATTACGTGTCCGCCGTCCTCGACATCGGCAACGGCGTCGACCGCAGGGACGCGCTGCTTGAATACAATATCAGCCACTACGGCGACAACCCTCCCTACAACGGGATGTATGAGGCGTCTGCGCTTGTGGTGGGAGCATCCCTGACCGCCGCGGACCTCGTGATCAGAGGCAAAGCCGATGTGGCCTTCAATATCTCCGGCGGACTGCACCATGCCATGCCGTCGCGCGCCTCCGGGTTCTGTACTTTCAACGACGCCGCCATAACCATAAAACACCTGGTCAACCGGGGCTATCGCGTGGCCTACGTCGACATCGATGCGCATCACGGCGACGGCGTGCAGCATGCCTTCTATGACAGCAACGAGGTTCTCACCATATCGATGCACGAATCTGGAAGATACCTTTTTCCGGGCACAGGCGAAACGGATGAAATCGGACGAAACCTGGGCAAGGGATACAGCGTCAACCTGCCTCTTTTCCCGAAGACGGACGACGATATCTATCTCTGGGCTTTCAGGGAGATCGTGCCGCCCCTTATAAAGGCGTTCAAGCCGGACGTGCTCGTGACGCAACTCGGCTGCGACACCTACTATATGGACCCCCTGACCGACTTCATGCTCACGACCGACGGGTATACCAGCCTGGTCAGGGAACTGGGGCAACTGTCGAACAAGTGGGTGGCGCTGGGTGGTGGCGGCTATGATATGGACGCGGTCATCAGGCTGTGGACGCTGGCCTACGGCGTCATGCTCGAGCGCGAGTGGCCGGACGAGATACCGGCGGATTTCCGCGATAAGTACGGGATCAAGAAACTGCGCGATGGCGACAAGCCCCATGTCGACGAGGATATGTTAACGATGGCTCGCCAGTTCGCCAAACTTGGCGTGGATGATATCAAACACAACGTCTTCCCCATCCACGGACTGAAATAG
- a CDS encoding CaiB/BaiF CoA-transferase family protein, whose product MEQTKLALDGIKILNMCWIGPGAFCTEMLSDLGADVIRVSDVNQAEGALAMMVFNQWPGLRNCRTFSVNLKSNAGKEVFMDMVRSADVIMEGFRPGVVKRLGIDYDTLKGINPRIVYVSLSGYGQDGPYRDLVGHELNYISISGLLSLTGPKGGKPSIPGTVVADWSGGMSAGISILAALLARERSGQGQFLDVSITDAITEVTSVQSNPYLYKHDVVPRRGETIWNGKYPWYFVYETKDEKYVAIATLEPKFFATLCKLLDCEEFIPYQFDEGAKRDEMFEFFEAKFKSRNRDEWVQLLMYQETCFTPVLDIDELESDPQLVARRMILESEHPVVGRLKQIGSMHKLSDSPVEVRNWATSFGQHTDEILHEIGYSDDQIKELRQTGAVG is encoded by the coding sequence ATGGAACAAACGAAATTAGCCCTTGATGGAATAAAGATACTGAACATGTGCTGGATAGGCCCCGGCGCTTTCTGCACTGAGATGCTGAGCGACCTGGGCGCCGATGTTATCAGGGTTTCCGACGTCAACCAGGCTGAGGGAGCTCTGGCCATGATGGTGTTTAATCAGTGGCCCGGCCTGCGCAATTGCCGCACATTCAGCGTAAACCTCAAGAGCAACGCCGGCAAAGAGGTCTTCATGGACATGGTCAGGAGCGCTGACGTTATTATGGAGGGCTTCCGTCCGGGCGTGGTCAAGCGCCTGGGCATTGATTACGACACGCTCAAAGGGATCAATCCGCGAATCGTGTACGTGTCGCTGTCAGGCTATGGGCAGGACGGCCCCTACCGCGACCTGGTCGGGCACGAACTGAACTACATATCCATCAGCGGTTTGTTAAGCCTTACCGGGCCTAAGGGCGGTAAGCCCTCTATTCCGGGCACGGTTGTCGCCGACTGGTCCGGGGGCATGTCGGCTGGCATCAGCATCCTGGCGGCGCTGCTGGCGCGGGAGCGGAGCGGGCAGGGTCAGTTCCTGGACGTCTCAATTACAGACGCGATAACGGAAGTGACATCGGTACAGAGCAACCCTTATTTGTACAAGCACGATGTTGTCCCGCGCAGAGGCGAGACCATCTGGAACGGGAAGTATCCCTGGTACTTTGTCTACGAGACGAAGGATGAGAAATACGTCGCCATCGCCACGCTGGAGCCGAAGTTCTTTGCAACACTATGCAAACTGCTCGACTGCGAGGAATTCATACCCTATCAGTTCGATGAGGGCGCCAAGCGGGACGAGATGTTTGAATTCTTTGAAGCTAAATTTAAGTCCAGGAACCGCGATGAATGGGTGCAACTGCTGATGTATCAGGAGACGTGCTTCACGCCGGTGCTCGACATCGACGAGTTGGAATCCGACCCGCAGCTGGTCGCGCGGCGCATGATCCTGGAATCAGAGCACCCTGTTGTGGGCCGTCTCAAACAGATCGGCTCGATGCACAAGCTGTCCGACTCCCCGGTGGAGGTGAGGAACTGGGCCACCAGCTTCGGGCAGCATACGGATGAGATCCTGCATGAAATAGGCTACAGCGACGATCAAATCAAGGAATTGCGGCAGACCGGCGCTGTTGGTTAG